Sequence from the Flavobacterium sp. J372 genome:
CAAAACAAGAGGAGGAAGCAGTTTCGGTCAAGAGCAAAACCGGACGATATTTTTTAGGGGTATTGCTCTCGGCGCTCAACTTTTTCCCATCCCGTTTTATGTTTTCATCAGTATCACCCTTGCTTCTTATGGCTATTTTGACTTTGCCGACCCAATTTTTGTGCTGATGTTTGTGTTGGGGGGTGTAATTGGCGCATTTGTAATGCTTTATCTTTATGTAGTGTTCTTTAAAAATTTTCAGGACAGTTTAGGCTTTATTACCCGCAATATAAATTACATAATTGGGGGCGTAACCGGTTTGGTCGCAGTCATTACACTTATAAAGTTGTTAAAATAAAGTTAAACGCTACACCCCTATGTCAAAAGAGAGCAACAACTTTTTCGAACAGGTTTATGATGTCGCTGCACAGATACCTTTTGGCAGGGTAACGTCATACGGCGCCATCGCAAAGTACTTAGGTGCAGCGCGTTCCGCCCGGATGGTAGGCTGGGCTATGAACGCAAGCCATGATCGGGAAGATGTTCCGGCGCACCGGGTTGTGAACCGTGTGGGGCTGCTTTCCGGAAAACATCATTTTGAAGGGACAAATCTCATGCAGCAGCTACTTGAAAATGAAGGTGTTAAAGTAAAAGACAATAAGATTGTAAAGTTTGATAAGCTGTTTTGGGATCCTGCAAAAGAGCTTTTGTAATCCTTCACTTTTAACCCTAAACTAAACCTATTTCTGTTTTTCTGTATCGTCATTTACTATTATCTTTGCAGGGAATGCAATCCCGCTAAAAAGATTGCGCGATTATCCAGATGAAACTAGACAGAAAAGAGATACTTAAAGCCCTTGAAACCATAACAATAGCCGGAGAAGGCACAAATATGGTAGAGAGCGGCGCAGTTCGCAACGTGTTGACTTTTGGTGATGAAGCCGTGGTTGAGGTTGTGATGCACAACCCGGCCATGCACATACGCAAACGTGCTGAGGCTGATATCATTAAAACGATACATGAACAAATAAGTCCCGATGCCAAAGTTAAGGTTAACATCAAGCTTGAAACGCCGGAAAAGCCTGAAATTAAAGGAAAGTCGATTCCGGGAATTACAAATATAATAGCCGTTTCCTCAGGTAAAGGCGGTGTTGGTAAATCAACAATCACCGCTAACCTCGCTGTAACCCTTGCAAACATGGGCTTTAATGTAGGTGTACTTGATGCCGACATATATGGCCCATCAATGCCGATAATGTTTGACGTGGAGCGTGAACGCCCGATTTCAGTACAGGTTGATGGTAAAAGCAAGATGAAACCTATTGAGAGCTACGGTGTTAAGCTGCTTTCTATTGGCTTCTTTACATCGCCCGAACAGGCTGTGATTTGGAGAGGCCCTATGGCATCTAAAGCGCTGAGCCAGATGATATTTGATGCTGATTGGGGCGAGCTTGACTTTATGTTAATTGACCTTCCGCCGGGAACAGGCGATATTCACCTGAGCATCATGCAGTCTCTGCCGGTTACAGGTGCGGTTGTAGTAAGCACCCCGCAGGCTGTAGCACTTGCCGATGCGAAAAAAGGCGTAGCTATGTTCCAGCAGGAAAGCATTAACGTGCCGGTGTTGGGCATTATAGAAAACATGGCTTATTTCACTCCGGAGGAACTTCCTGAAAATAAATATTATATCTTTGGGAAAGAAGGTGCTAAAAACCTAGCCGAGGACCTTAGCGTACCATTTCTGGGTGAAGTGCCAATAGTACAGAGCATACGAGAGGCCGGCGATTATGGCCGTCCAGCTGCAATGCAAACAGGTACTCCTCTTGAGAAAGTTTTTGAGGAACTGGCAAGAGAGGTGGTGCAGGAGACAGTAAACCGCAATGATAACCTTCCGCCGACGGAGGCTATCAAGATTACAACTATGGCAGGGTGTTCGGCAGTTAAAAAGAACTAAGATGATGATGACAACAGAAGAAATAAAACTAAACGTTGAGAAAGCCCTGGATGAAATAAGGCCTTTCCTTGAGTCTGACGGCGGTAATATTGCGCTGATTGATATTGAGGACGACAGACACGTGAAGGTGCGCTTAGAAGGCGCCTGCGTAGGTTGCAGCGTTAACCAGATGACATTGAAAGCAGGTGTGGAGACAACTATTAAAAAGTACGCTCCCCAGATTGAGACTGTGACCAATGTTGCTTAAAACTTTTTCAAGAATTTAATTGGATGGCACTGTGCCGTTCAACGTATATTTTATAATGATTACTACAGATATCCTTATAATAGGTGCCGGCCCTACGGGGCTTTTTGCCGTATTTGAAGCAGGGCTTCTTAAACTGAAATGCCATATTATAGACGCACTTCCGCAGCCGGGAGGCCAGCTTTCTGAACTTTATCCTAAAAAGCCGATTTTTGATATACCTGGTTTTCCGTCAGTATTGGCAGGTGATCTGGTGGATAACCTGATGGAACAGATAAAGCAGTTCCAGCCGGGTTTTACGCTGAATGAAAAGGCTGAAACCATTGATAAGCTTGAAGATGGCACATTCATAGTTACAACGAATAAAGGAACAAAACATCATGCTAAAGCTGTAGCCATTGCAGGCGGATTAGGGAGTTTTGACCCGCGTAAACCTTTGATTGAAGGGATTGATGCCTATGAAGAAAATGGCGTGGAATACTTTGTGAAGGACCCTGAGCTGTTCCGTGACAAGAAGATAGTAATTGCAGGTGGTGGTGACTCAGCTCTTGACTGGAGTATTTTCCTTGCTGATGTTGCGAGCGAAGTAACGCTCATACACAGGCGAAATGAATTCCGCGGTGCGCTTGACTCGGTTGAAAAAGTACAGGAACTGAAGAAGCTTGGCAAGATAAACCTTATCACTCCGGCTGAGGTTACAGGCATTATAGGTGACGGTACAGTTGAAGCGCTGGAGATTGATAGGGAAGGCGAAAAGTCAACCATTGAGACTGATTATTTTATTCCGCTTTTCGGGCTTACGCCAAAATTGGGAGCCATAGCCAACTGGGGTCTTGAGATTGAAAAGAATGCCATAAAAGTTAATAATGCACTTGATTATCAAACCAATATAGAAGGCATCTATGCCATTGGTGACATCAATATATATCCGGGTAAACTAAAACTTATTCTTTGCGGATTTCATGAAGCAACACTTATGTGCCAAAGCGTTTATAATAAGCTGAATCCGGGTAAGAAATATGTACTGAAGTATACTACGGTAAGCGGTGTTGACGGATTTGACGGAACCCGAAAAGAAGCAGAAAAGCAAGTAGTAAAAGCGATTGAGTAGTGGATATTACCATAAAAATAACCGACCGCGAAGGTGTTGTACACGAAGTTCAGGCGCCGACAGATATGGCCATGAATATCATGGAACTGTGCCGCTCTTACGAAATTGCCCCTGAAGGCACTATTGGAGTATGCGGCGGTATGGCCATGTGTGCATCATGCCAATGCTATGTACTTAACGACGTAGAACTACCCCCGATGGAGCCTGATGAACAAGCTATGCTGAGCGAAGCATTTTATGTAAAGCCAAACAGCCGCCTTGGCTGCCAGATAGCCATTACTGAAGAACTACACGGGCTTGAGATAGAGCTTGCACCTGAAAGCTAAATCAATTTAAAATATTGAAAAGGCAGGACTCATAGAGCACCTGCCTTTTTTATTAAAACAAACATTATACATTTAATTCTTCACAAATTTCAATGTTGTTGCTTTATCAGCCTTTCCAAGTTTTATAAAATAAACTCCATTTGTTAGCGTGTTTATATTAACCGTTGCAGAATTGCCTCCGTTTAATTTTGATGCTACAATAGTTTGGCCCATGCTATTGTAAATTATGTAGCTGTCAAGCAATTCACCATTAGCTGAAGCAATATGAAGTATATCAGTTGCAGGATTAGGATACACATTTATGCCTTGTAGTACAAATGAGTTTGAAGAAAGTGGCTGCCAAACAGTGGATGTTGTAAGTGTTGCCCTTCTGGGAGAATTTTGAAGTACAGCAAGCATGCGGCCTTTTTGGTTCTGCGTGAATATATTCATACAGGCATCCGGTGTGTAGTCCATATAATTTTCAATCATATCTGCACCTGCTGCATTGGGGCAACTGTCAATATAAGCGCAATCATAATTAAGCTCTTTAACGGCAGGGGTATCGGGGCAGTAATCTTTTGTTGAGTCTACACTATTTACAGAACATGTAGTGTTATCACCATCAACGTGGCGCAGGCCAAAGCAATGTCCAATTTCGTGTGTAGCTGTACGCCCTGCATTGTAAGGCCATTCATAAGTACCTTGAGGATAAATAGCTTGAGAGCCAAAATATTTATAGCCGATAATTACACCGTCAGTATTAGAGGCACCTTCATTGCTGTTGAGTCCGCCAAGCCCTGATTGGGACGGAAATTGTGCGTAGCCAAGAATGTCTGTAAGATCGCCTCCAAAGTTACATACCCAGATATTAAAATATTTAGTAGGGTCCCATGAGGTTTGCGGCTTCATAATCGTTTCCACCTGTGTTTCACTCCAGCCGGCCCGGTTATAATAAACCCGGTGTATACCATTTGTGGCATTGCCCTGCGGGTCAACCTGCGCCAGGGCAAATTGTATCTCCATATCGGCTCCAACAGGGTTGGTATTATAGCCGGGAGTGTTAATCATACGGCGGTAATCCTGGTTCAGGGACCGTTATCTGAGACAGCACTTGTGCATCTGCAATATTTTCATTAACGCCGACAGACGTTTCATTATGTATTACATGTACTACTACGGGTATGGTTACTACGGCAGAAACAGACTCTGTAGATGACATTCGCTGCGCCTGTATCTGTTGTATCTTAGGGGCAATCCATTGTTCAAACTGAGCAGTAGTACTGCGCTCAGGATGTTTTTCCTGAAGATATTGTTCATATTCTGTCGATGCACATCGTATACGTCCATTATCTGGATTCACCCTGTCAGATGTGATTGTTTTGCCAAAAAGTTTTGGCTGTTGCTGTGCAAAGCCGGCAACTGTTGCAAACATTCCTGCCGTAATGGCAAGTTTTAAAATAAAGTTCTTCATAATCCTAAAATTAGCAGGCAAATCTACGATTTAGAATTAAACTTTTGTTATATATGTAAATTTATTCTAAAATAATGTTGCAAAAATATTACAATAGCACAGCACATTACCAAAGTTGTATAGCCATTATATTGATGCTAAATCTTCATGAAGTATATTTTGATGAATGGCATCCCAAAGCCCAATGCGTTTTTCCAGTGCAAGTTTTGAAATTTCCTCAGCTTCCTTCCATTTTACCGGGTCTTCGCCGCAAAGGCTTTCAATCATCTCCATTGCCATAGGGCCATGTTCATCGGCATCCAGTTCTATATGCCGCTCAAAGTAATAGATAAGGCTGTCAAGGTTAGCTTTTGGGAAATTAGTCCTGAAATTCCTGAGTATTTCAGTAAACATTGACGGTATCAGCTCTTCACGCCCAAACGTAAAAGCAGCAGCAATTTCATGAGGGTTGCCACGGTCAATCACCCTAAATGTAAAATCAAGGAATGCTTTAATATTATCATGAAGCCTGCTCTTCTTTATAGAAACAAATATATTCTGGGTTGCAATAACATCATCAATAAAAGCCTGTATTGCACCAGTGTTTGCACCAAGATCTTTCATGGCCTCAACATACATTTCAAAATGGCTTAGCCTTTCACCACGTATATTTATATCAGTTTCTTCGGCAAGTACTATTTCATTAATGAGGTAGCGCATCTGCGGATTTCCTACCGGAAGCCAAGGCACTGAGGTGCAGGTAAGTTTGTTCTGAAGGGCTTTAAGCAAAGACATAAAATCCCACACAGCATATACATGGCTTTCCATAAAATGCCTTAGGTCTTCAATGCTTTTTATATCGTTATAAAGCGCGTGATTTAAAAGTTGTTCTCTTTGAGCAGCTATACTGCCCTTGATTGTAGCAATAGTCATAGCGGTATTTTTTACAAATTTACACAACGTATTATTTATATCTATATACGTTAAGATTGATTTTAACGATTCAAAAATAGTGCCTGATTATGAAGTTAATTTCAATAAAAAAGCCGCATCAGTTAGTTGCGGCTTATTTATCTGGTTTTGCGTGATTTATTTAAACGCTGCATGGCCTGTAATATCCATACCTGTAATCAGCAGGTGAATGTCATGCGTACCTTCATAAGTAATAACGCTTTCTAAATTCATCATATGGCGCATAATTGAGTATTCGCCGGTAATACCCATACCGCCAAGTATCTGGCGTGCCTCGCGGGCTATATTTATAGCCATGTCAACATTGTTGCGCTTTGCCATAGATATCTGTGCTGAAGTAGCTTTGCCCTCATTACGCAATACGCCAAGCCTCCATGTAAGAAGCTGTGCTTTTGTGATTTCGGTAATCATTTCGGCAAGTTTTTTCTGCTGGAGCTGTGTTGCTGCAATAGGTTTGTCAAATTGCACGCGCTCTTTAGCATAGCGTAGCGCAGTATCATAACAGTCCATTGCTGCACCTATGGCGCCCCATGCAATACCATAACGTGCTGAGTCAAGGCAGCCAAGGGGTGCGCCAAGCCCTGATTTGTTCGGAAGCAGGTTCTCTTTAGGGACTTTTACATTGTCAAAAATAAGCTCACCCGTTGCAGATGCACGGAGTGACCATTTATTGTGGGTTTCAGGTGTGCTGAAACCTTCCATGCCACGCTCTACAATTAGCCCATGTATGCGGCCTTCTTCGTTCTTTGCCCATACAACAGCAATGTCGGCAAACGGAGCGTTTGATATCCACATTTTTGCGCCGTTTAGCAGGTAATGGTCGCCTTTATCTTTAAAGTTGGTAACCATGCCCCCCGGATTAGAACCGAAATCAGGCTCGGTTAAACCAAAACAACCCATAAATTCACCGGAGGCAAGTTTAGGCAGGTACTTCATTTTCTGTTCTTCATTACCATATTTCCAGATAGGGTACATAACGAGTGACGACTGTACTGATGCTGTTGAGCGCACACCGCTGTCTCCTCTTTCAATCTCCTGCATGATAAGGCCGTAAGAAATCTGGTCAAGGCCTGCACCACCGTATTCTTCAGGTATATACGGGCCAAAAGCGCCGATATCAGCCAGGCCTTTTATAATTTGATTTGGAAATTCCGCCTTTTGGGCATAATCTTCTATAATTGGAGATACCTCACGCTTTACCCACTCGCGGGCAGCGTCACGCACCATCTTGTGCTCTTCTGTAAGCAGCTCATCTAAAAGGAAATAGTCAGGAGCCTGGAAAAGATCTGGTTTCATGAAGTTTGTTTTAACTGGGGCAAAAGTAAATAAGAAACCTAACAAATCAATAAAAAAATGTGTGATTTTTTAAGAAAGCAATTAGTAAATCATGTTACGCAACAAATAAAAAACCCCGGCATAAGCCGGGGCTTTAACCAACAAATTAAAAAACCACTTACTTCCATCCTCCGCCCAGAGAGCGGTATATGTTTACCATGCTGTTCATTTGCTGCAGCCTGGTTTCAATCAGGTCAAATTTAGATTCCAATGCATCGCGCTGCGTCATCAAAACTTCCATATAATCAGCCCTGGCCGATTTAAACAAGTCATTAGATATTGCCGATGACTGGTTCAAAGCCTCTACTTCTTTTGCCTTCAACTCATAGCTGCTTTGCAGGTTGCTTACCTTCGAAATCTGGTTAGCAACTTCAATATAGGCATTCAGTATCGTGCGCTCATAATCAAACACCGCCTGCAACTGTTTGGCATTTGCTGTATTATATGCGGCTTTGATAGAGTTCCTGTTGATAAGCGGCGCCGTAAGGTCTCCAGCAAGGCTGTAAATCAGTGACTGAGGTTTCACGATGTATGATGGGTCGAAAGCCCTGTAGCCTATGCCTGCCGTGATGCCTAGTTGCGGATAAAAACGTGCACGCGCCGATTTCACATCGAGCTTTGCAGCTTCCAGATTAAACTCAGCCTGGCGGATATCAGGCCTGTTAGCAAGCAGTTGCGATGGCAAACCGGCCTGCACCACCTGCGGTACAAGATTATCAAATGTCTCTGTGCTTCGGTCTACATGCTGGGGAAAACGCCCCACAAGAAAATTAATCCTGTTTTCGGTTTCTACTATACGCTGCTTTATTTCGTATTGAAGGCTTTGTGTATTTAATACCTGTGCCTGAAACCTGCGTACTGCCAATTCAGTAACACGGGCAGCTTCTTTCTGCAGCTTTACAATTTCAAGTGCATTAGTTTGTATCCCGATGTTTTGATTAATTATAGCCAGCTGATTGTCAAGCGCCAAAAGCTCATAATACGAATTGGCAATCTCTGAAATCAGGTTAGTCACCATAAAGTTCTTGCCCTCTACGGAAGCTAGATAACGGTTGACAGCAGCCTTTTTAGAGTTTCGAAGTTTTTTCCATATGTCTACCTCCCACGTAGCATACGCCCCAATAGTATAATCCTGTAGCGGCTCTGGATTCTCCTTGCCATCTACAATAGCAATGTTATGTTCCAGCGCACCAATGTTGGTATAGCGCGAAACCTTATCAACACCCGCACCTCCACGTAGTCCGGCAGACGGTAGGTATTCCCCTTTTCGGGCGCGAATCTCATTTTGCGAGATGTTTATCTCCTGCATTGTGATGTTCAGTTCCTGGTTGTTTTGCAGGGCAGTGTCAATCAGGGCAGTTAGATTAGGGTCTGTAAAGAACTGTTTCCATTTCACCGATGCGCTATTGGCACTGTCGGCAACTGCACCTGCAAATTCAGCCGGCACTGCTTTGTTCTCAGCGCGCGCTACATCTCCTGTCTTGCAGCTTATGATGCCTGTTGCCAAAAAGGCAACAGACAGGCTCAAATATATTATCTTCTTCAACATATTATTCTGTATCTTTTGTTTGTGAAGGTTCTTCAATATGGGTAAAGTCATCTATCTGGTGTACCAATGCTTCTGACAATGAACTTTCTTCTTCATATTTAATGAGTTTACGCCCATCTGCCAGTGAACCAAATATGTAGTATAATCCCGGTACGATAATCACCCCGAATATGGTTCCGAACAACATACCTCCCAACGCAGCAGAACCAATGGTTTTGTTACCGATTGCACCAGCACCCGTTGCAATAATAAGAGGAATAAGCCCTGCGATGAATGCAAATGATGTCATAAGGATAGGGCGGAAGCGGACTTTCGCGCCTTCAATTGCGGCCTCAATAATGCTGAAGCCCTCGCTCCGTTTCTGGACTGCAAATTCAACTATAAGCACCGCATTTTTACCTAGAAGCCCGACGAGCATGATAAGACCAATCTGTGCGTAAATGTTATTCTCAAGCCCCATAAGCTGTAACACGAGAAATGTGCCGAACACACCCACAGGAAGCGAGAACACAACCGCCAGCGGAATGATAAAGCTTTCATATTGTGCGGCAAGTACAAAGTACACAAACGCTAATACTATCCCGAAAATATATATTGATTCATTACCGCGGTTTGATTCGTCAAATGACAAACCTTCCCATGCAATATCGTAACCTCTAGGCAGTTTTTGCGCGACTTCGCGTACTGCTGCTATAGCATCGGCGGTTGTGTAACCTTTCGCCGGAAGACCCTGTATAGCGGCAGAGTTATACATATTATAGCGCGTAATCTCGTTGGGTCCCTGTGTTTTAACCAGCTTCATAAACGCAGAGTACGGCACCATTTCGCCACGGTCATTCTTCACAAAGAGGTTCAAAACATCTGACGGAAGTCTCCTGAATTTAGGGTCAGACTGTACATACACCTTGAAAAAGCGGTTGAACTTGATAAAGCCCTGCTCATAAGTACTACCGATGAGTATATTCAGGTTTTCCATGGCTTCGCCGATAGACACACCTTTCTGCATGGCCAAGTTATTGTCGATTTCCAATTCGTACTGCGGATAGTTGGCAGCAAAGAAGCTGAACAGGCCCGTAAGCTCTTTACGCTTGCCAAGCTCATCCATAAACTGCTTATTTATTTTGTCAAAATCCTGATAATCGGTAGTGGTATTTTTGTCAAGCAAACGCATTGAGAAACCGCCTGAAGAGCCAAAGCCCGGTATGGCCGGCGGTTCAAAAAACTCAATCTTGGCGCCAAGGCCTTTTGATTTTTCTTCAAGTTCTTCCATGATTTCGGTAACATCGTGCTCACGGTCATGCCAGGATTTAAGGTTGATGAGGCATGTGCCGGCGTTTGACCCGCGGCCTTCAGTCATAATCTCATAACCGGCAAGCGATGACACTGATTCCACCCCGTCTACATGTTCACAAATCTTTTGCAGCCTTTGTGATACTTGGTTTGTGGTCTCCAGTGTTGAGCCCGGCGGTGTCTGTATTATCGCATAAATGGTTCCCTGATCTTCACTTGGTATGAATCCTGACGGGAGTATCTTATTTACAACGAATGTACCGATGCAGAAAAGGATAAGTACAATCCAAGTCACCCACTTGCGGTTGACAATTTTTCTGAGAATCCATACATACTTACCGGTCATCTTGTCAAAGCCGCTATTGAACTTGTCAAGGCCTTTGGTAAGGATGTTCTTCTTCTTTTCGTGCCCGTGGTGGTTTTTTAGCAACATAGCACAAAGTACCGGTGTGAGCGTAAGTGCGATTATTGCAGAAATTACGATGGAACTTGCCATAGTAATTGAGAACTGGCGGTAGAAGGTACCTACTGGGCCTGACATAAAAGATATTGGCAGGAATACCGATACCATTACCGCCGTAATAGCGATGATGGCACCTGTAATTTCACCAAGCACCATTTTTACGGCTGCGTACGGCGTGATGTGCGGATATTCTTCAAACTTGGCATGCACCGCCTCGACGACGACGATTGCGTCATCAACCACAATACCAATAGCCAGTACGAGGGCAAAAAGCGTCACGAGGTTGATTGAAAGACCGAAGAACTGGATAACGAAAAACGCACCAATTAGTGACACAGGTACCGCGAGAATTGGTATAAGTGTCGAACGCCAGTCACCCAGGAAGATAAATACTACAATTGCAACAAGGATGAAAGCATCTCTCAAAGTATGGATAACCTGCTCTATTGAAGCGTCAAGGAAATGCGAAACGTCATAACTTATCTTATAGTCCATTCCCGGCGGGAAGGTTTCTTTCATCTCCTCTAGCTTCGCCTTTACATTGGCAATTACATCACTTGCGTTACTGCCGTAGTTTTGCTTCAAAACAATAGAGGCTGAGGGGTGGCCGTCAAGATTTGAGTAAATATCGAAGAATTCACTTCCCAGTTCGGCATGGCCGATATCTTTCAGCCGGATGGCTTCACCTTCAGAGTTAGCACGTACAATCACGTTCTCATATTCTGCCGGTTCACTGTAGCGGCCTTTATATGTCAATACGTATTCAAGCGATTGTGCCTGTATCCCGGAACTCTGCCCAATACGCCCCGGTCGGCCCACTATACTTTGCTCGCCCAATGCCTTCATAACTTCATCTACCGAAACATTGTAGGCACGCATGCGCTCCGGGTTTAGCCATATACGCATAGCGTAGGTACGGCTACCCAGAATCTGGCTCCGCCCAACTCCTTTAATCCTGTTGATTTCAGGCAGCATCTTTACGCTGGCATAGTTATACAGGAACTTCTCATCCATGCCTTTGTTTTTCGCATAAAGGTTTACATACATAAGCATGCTGGGCTGTATAGGTGTGATAACAACACCCTCGCGCTGCACAAGTTCGGGTAATAGTGGCATTACCTGGTCAACCCTTGTCTTAACGCGGATAACTGCCTCGTTAGGGTCGGTTCCCGGTTCAAAAATTACCCTTAACGTGGCCTCACCGGCACTGGTAGCATCGGTTGCCATGTAGCGCATATCCTGCACACCGTTGATGGAGTTTTCAAGAGTGATAAGCGTTGATTTTACCAATACATCGGCACTTGCGCCTGGGTAGGCGATAAATATATTTACCGTTGTAGGTGCAATTTCAGGAAATTGTGATGTAGGCAGCTGGAATATGGCCAAAGCTCCCATAAAAACTATCATTATAGATATAACAATAGCAAACACAGGCCTGTGTATAAATTTACTAAACATGATGTCTCTTTTTAATGCTGGTTAATTACTCGGCGTATAACTCAAGGTGAGACAGTACATGTTCAGGTTTTTCCAGCTTATATTCAATTTTCTGGTTTTCCTGTACAAGGCGCAGGCCTTCAA
This genomic interval carries:
- a CDS encoding efflux RND transporter permease subunit, which encodes MFSKFIHRPVFAIVISIMIVFMGALAIFQLPTSQFPEIAPTTVNIFIAYPGASADVLVKSTLITLENSINGVQDMRYMATDATSAGEATLRVIFEPGTDPNEAVIRVKTRVDQVMPLLPELVQREGVVITPIQPSMLMYVNLYAKNKGMDEKFLYNYASVKMLPEINRIKGVGRSQILGSRTYAMRIWLNPERMRAYNVSVDEVMKALGEQSIVGRPGRIGQSSGIQAQSLEYVLTYKGRYSEPAEYENVIVRANSEGEAIRLKDIGHAELGSEFFDIYSNLDGHPSASIVLKQNYGSNASDVIANVKAKLEEMKETFPPGMDYKISYDVSHFLDASIEQVIHTLRDAFILVAIVVFIFLGDWRSTLIPILAVPVSLIGAFFVIQFFGLSINLVTLFALVLAIGIVVDDAIVVVEAVHAKFEEYPHITPYAAVKMVLGEITGAIIAITAVMVSVFLPISFMSGPVGTFYRQFSITMASSIVISAIIALTLTPVLCAMLLKNHHGHEKKKNILTKGLDKFNSGFDKMTGKYVWILRKIVNRKWVTWIVLILFCIGTFVVNKILPSGFIPSEDQGTIYAIIQTPPGSTLETTNQVSQRLQKICEHVDGVESVSSLAGYEIMTEGRGSNAGTCLINLKSWHDREHDVTEIMEELEEKSKGLGAKIEFFEPPAIPGFGSSGGFSMRLLDKNTTTDYQDFDKINKQFMDELGKRKELTGLFSFFAANYPQYELEIDNNLAMQKGVSIGEAMENLNILIGSTYEQGFIKFNRFFKVYVQSDPKFRRLPSDVLNLFVKNDRGEMVPYSAFMKLVKTQGPNEITRYNMYNSAAIQGLPAKGYTTADAIAAVREVAQKLPRGYDIAWEGLSFDESNRGNESIYIFGIVLAFVYFVLAAQYESFIIPLAVVFSLPVGVFGTFLVLQLMGLENNIYAQIGLIMLVGLLGKNAVLIVEFAVQKRSEGFSIIEAAIEGAKVRFRPILMTSFAFIAGLIPLIIATGAGAIGNKTIGSAALGGMLFGTIFGVIIVPGLYYIFGSLADGRKLIKYEEESSLSEALVHQIDDFTHIEEPSQTKDTE